Proteins encoded within one genomic window of Gemmobacter sp.:
- a CDS encoding glycoside hydrolase family 108 protein: protein AMARENFAACMAEIFAHEGGYVDHPKDPGGATNMGITIGTLRDWRGGPVTKDDVRSLTKREAETIYRARYWNPVRGDDLRAGVDLVALDPAVNSGVRRGVQWLQRAVGVAADGKMGPLTLKAANDATPVDAIKRACATRMGFLRGLRTWDTFGRGWSRRVARVEAVAVRMAVEASTLPARPTLIAEKAEAEAKARREGKSAGGVAVGGGAGTTLADLPEWTILLVVAVVVLAVINLLGRRRHEQERAAAFQAVAEEARA, encoded by the coding sequence CCGCGATGGCCCGAGAGAACTTCGCCGCCTGCATGGCGGAAATCTTCGCCCACGAGGGCGGCTACGTCGATCACCCGAAGGACCCGGGCGGCGCCACGAACATGGGCATCACCATCGGGACGCTGCGCGACTGGCGGGGCGGGCCAGTCACCAAGGACGACGTCCGCAGCCTGACCAAGCGCGAGGCCGAAACCATCTACCGCGCCCGCTACTGGAACCCGGTGCGCGGCGACGATCTCCGCGCCGGTGTCGATCTCGTTGCCCTCGATCCCGCGGTGAACAGCGGCGTCAGGCGCGGCGTGCAATGGCTGCAGCGCGCGGTGGGCGTCGCGGCCGACGGCAAGATGGGGCCGCTGACCCTGAAGGCCGCGAACGATGCCACTCCCGTCGATGCGATCAAGCGCGCCTGCGCCACTCGCATGGGCTTTCTGCGCGGCCTGAGGACCTGGGACACCTTCGGGCGCGGCTGGTCGCGCCGGGTGGCGCGCGTCGAGGCTGTGGCGGTCCGCATGGCGGTCGAGGCCAGCACGCTGCCCGCTCGCCCGACGCTGATCGCGGAGAAGGCCGAGGCAGAGGCCAAGGCGCGCCGCGAAGGCAAGAGCGCAGGTGGCGTGGCGGTGGGCGGCGGCGCGGGCACCACGCTCGCGGACCTGCCCGAATGGACGATCCTCTTGGTGGTCGCGGTCGTGGTCTTGGCGGTGATCAACCTGCTCGGCCGCCGACGGCACGAGCAGGAGCGGGCAGCAGCGTTCCAAGCGGTCGCGGAGGAGGCACGGGCATGA